One stretch of Anguilla anguilla isolate fAngAng1 chromosome 5, fAngAng1.pri, whole genome shotgun sequence DNA includes these proteins:
- the tbc1d1 gene encoding TBC1 domain family member 1 isoform X7 produces MSSLRSLYEEKQNNHQHSRNGDLTQAAQSVAGEAPSEGHMTGSRLRLEQLKTRAKRSLTESLEGIWKGSSRHRAQRENSEDSSSSDSSSAREPPLEESLSSLLQPSSPLKAHCSTGDLKQLDTSLHDPQRPALRRRANTFSHLPSPSSADPSAPPLLQDPTAASKPKLVRHYSVSTDTPHQSKDSTSSLTVPPASSPTFLRPLKHTPCPELGGRPKRSPLSSAPLGTLRARLRSSSSVPSFLRFLPVVSESSSGTSQPGSDVAALSSPSVMGVVGEDSPLPSHRQSWRQQIFLRVATPQKTCDTPPRYDDRGGSSGELTGPGGGPNDGSLRRLAEERRKRSGAELRELWRKAILQQILLLRMERENLKLQASESDLQNKRLKLDYEEITPCLKDVTLVWERMLGTAGRAKVRFDREAIHAAVGQGVPRQHRGEIWKFLSEQYLLSQRVPSRPPGNHTPYKELLKQLTSHQHAILIDLGRTFPTHPYFSAQLGPGQLSLYNLLKAYSLLDTEVGYCQGLSFIAGVLLLHMGEEDAFHMLKFLMFDMGLRKQYRPDMIILQIQMYQLSRLLHDYHRELYVHLEQQEIGPSLYAAPWFLTAFASHFPLGFVARVFDMLFLQGSEVIFKVALSLLGSHKPLILQHEHLEAIVDFIKTTLPNLGLVQMEKTINQVFEMDLSKQLQAYEVEYHVLQEELLDAPCTLSQQQRYAHLEKTSSSLRQQNMDLLEELQVAHAKIHSLEESVEGLQGSEGRLQQEVQSLQQERAWLLDTVASLRAQLPQTPSPHTGPPTGPLTHQDQRSPH; encoded by the exons CAGCACAGCCGCAACGgtgacctcacacag GCTGCTCAGAGTGTGGCAGGAGAGGCTCCCAGCgagggtcacatgacaggaagCCGGCTGCGTCTGGAGCAGCTGAAGACTCGTGCAAAACGCTCACTCACCGAGTCCCTGGAGGGCATCTGGAAG GGCAGCAGTCGGCACAGAGCGCAGCGCGAGAACAGTGAGGACAGCAGCTCCTCTGACTCCAGCAGTGCCAGG GAGCCCCCCCTGGAGGAGTCGCTGAGCTCCTTGCTCCAGCCCTCCAGCCCACTGAAGGCGCACTGCTCCACAGGGGACCTGAAGCAGCTGGACACCTCGCTCCACGACCCCCAGCGCCCCGCCCTCCGTCGCCGTGCCAACACCTTCAGCCACCTGCCCTCGCCCAGCTCTGCGgatccctccgccccccccttgCTCCAGGACCCCACCGCCGCCTCCAAACCCAAACTGGTCCGGCACTACTCCGTCAGCACCGACACGCCGCACCAGAGCAA AGACTCCACCTCTTCCTTGACCGtgcctcctgcctcctcccccaccttccTTAGACCCCTAAAGCACACCCCCTGCCCTGAGCTCGGGGGCCGGCCCAAGCGCAG tcctctctcCTCCGCTCCGCTTGGGACTCTTCGCGCGCGGTtgcgctcctcttcctcagtgcCCAGCTTCCTCAGGTTTCTGCCGGTGGTGTCAGAGAGCAGCTCTGGGACCTCTCAGCCTGGCAG tgacgTGGCAGCTCTCTCCAGCCCCTCTGTGATGGGTGTGGTCGGCGAGGACAGTCCGCTGCCCAGCCACAGGCAGTCCTGGAGGCAGCAGATCTTCCTGAGGGTGGCCACACCCCAGAAGACGTGTGACACGCCCCCCCGATACGACG acagAGGCGGGTCCTCGGGGGAGTTGACTGGTCCTGGGGGCGGGCCCAACGACGGCTCCCTCAGGAGGctggcagaggagaggaggaagaggagcggggCGGAGCTTCGGGAGCTCTGGAGGAAGGCCATCCTGCAGCAGATCCTGCTGCtgaggatggagagggagaaccTGAAGCTGCAGG CTTCAGAAAGCGACCTACAGAACAAACGTCTCAAGTTGGACTACGAGGAGATCACGCCATGCCTGAAGGACGTGACGCTGGTTTgggagaggatgctgggaacaGCGGGCCGGGCTAAAGTACGGTTCGACAGGGAGGCCATCCACGCCGCCGTGGGACAGG GAGTTCCTCGACAGCACCGCGGGGAGATCTGGAAGTTTCTCTCGGAGCAGTACCTGCTGAGTCAGCGGGTCCCCAGCCGCCCCCCCGGGAACCACACGCCCTACAAGGAGCTCCTGAAGCAGCTGACGTCCCATCAGCACGCCATCCTCATCGACCtgg gCCGCACTTTTCCCACGCACCCTTACTTCTCTGCGCAGCTGGGCCCGGGGCAGCTGTCCCTGTACAACCTGCTGAAGGCGTACTCCCTGCTGGACACGGAGGTGGGCTACTGCCAGGGCCTGAGCTTCATCGCTGGGGTGCTCCTGCTGCACATGGGCGAGGAGGACGCCTTCCACATGCTCAAGTTCCTCATGTTCGACATGGGCCTACGCAAACAGTACCGCCCCGACATGATCatcctgcag attCAGATGTATCAGTTGTCCAGGCTGCTGCATGATTATCACCGGGAGCTGTATGTGCACCTGGAGCAGCAGGAGATTGGGCCCAGCCTGTACGCAGCGCCCTGGTTCCTCACCGCCTTCGCCTCGCACTTCCCCCTGGGCTTCGTGGCCCGCGTCTTCG ACATGCTGTTCCTACAGGGTTCAGAGGTCATCTTCAAGGTGGCCCTGAGCCTGCTGGGAAGTCACAAGCCCCTGATCCTGCAGCACGAGCACCTGGAGGCCATAGTGGACTTCATCAAGACCACCCTGCCCAATCTGGGACTGGTGCAGATGGAGAAGACCATCAACCag gtgtttgAGATGGACCTGTCCAAGCAGCTGCAGGCGTATGAGGTGGAGTACCAcgtcctgcaggaggagctccTGGATGCCCCCTGCACCCTCAGCCAGCAGCAGCGCTACGCCCACCTGGAGAagaccagcagcagcctgcGGCAGCAGAACATGGacctgctggaggagctgcag GTGGCCCATGCTAAGATCCACAGTCTGGAGGAGAGTGTGGAAGGCCTGCAGGGCAGTGAGGGCCGGCTGCAGCAGGAGGTTCAGTCCCTGCAGCAGGAGCGCGCCTGGCTGCTGGACACTGTGGCCTCCCTCCGGGCACAGCTGCCCCAAACCCCGAGCCCCCACACGGGACCCCCCACGGGACCCCTCACACACCAGGACCAGCGCTCCCCACACTGA
- the tbc1d1 gene encoding TBC1 domain family member 1 isoform X8, with the protein MGEEDAFHMLKFLMFDMGLRKQYRPDMIILQIQMYQLSRLLHDYHRELYVHLEQQEIGPSLYAAPWFLTAFASHFPLGFVARVFDMLFLQGSEVIFKVALSLLGSHKPLILQHEHLEAIVDFIKTTLPNLGLVQMEKTINQVFEMDLSKQLQAYEVEYHVLQEELLDAPCTLSQQQRYAHLEKTSSSLRQQNMDLLEELQVAHAKIHSLEESVEGLQGSEGRLQQEVQSLQQERAWLLDTVASLRAQLPQTPSPHTGPPTGPLTHQDQRSPH; encoded by the exons ATGGGCGAGGAGGACGCCTTCCACATGCTCAAGTTCCTCATGTTCGACATGGGCCTACGCAAACAGTACCGCCCCGACATGATCatcctgcag attCAGATGTATCAGTTGTCCAGGCTGCTGCATGATTATCACCGGGAGCTGTATGTGCACCTGGAGCAGCAGGAGATTGGGCCCAGCCTGTACGCAGCGCCCTGGTTCCTCACCGCCTTCGCCTCGCACTTCCCCCTGGGCTTCGTGGCCCGCGTCTTCG ACATGCTGTTCCTACAGGGTTCAGAGGTCATCTTCAAGGTGGCCCTGAGCCTGCTGGGAAGTCACAAGCCCCTGATCCTGCAGCACGAGCACCTGGAGGCCATAGTGGACTTCATCAAGACCACCCTGCCCAATCTGGGACTGGTGCAGATGGAGAAGACCATCAACCag gtgtttgAGATGGACCTGTCCAAGCAGCTGCAGGCGTATGAGGTGGAGTACCAcgtcctgcaggaggagctccTGGATGCCCCCTGCACCCTCAGCCAGCAGCAGCGCTACGCCCACCTGGAGAagaccagcagcagcctgcGGCAGCAGAACATGGacctgctggaggagctgcag GTGGCCCATGCTAAGATCCACAGTCTGGAGGAGAGTGTGGAAGGCCTGCAGGGCAGTGAGGGCCGGCTGCAGCAGGAGGTTCAGTCCCTGCAGCAGGAGCGCGCCTGGCTGCTGGACACTGTGGCCTCCCTCCGGGCACAGCTGCCCCAAACCCCGAGCCCCCACACGGGACCCCCCACGGGACCCCTCACACACCAGGACCAGCGCTCCCCACACTGA